One genomic region from Vibrio cyclitrophicus encodes:
- a CDS encoding YHS domain-containing (seleno)protein produces the protein MRKLLTMVLLLVSPYVFAADEIYTGFFSSKALDGYDTVAYFTSGKPVEGSQKFSTEYKGADWYFSSEKNLTLFVNNPEKYAPQYGGYCAWAVSAKSDFAPGDPHQWTIVDNKLYLNYDQEIKQRWEQDQAQHIQQADKVWPKLIK, from the coding sequence ATGAGAAAACTATTAACCATGGTTCTGCTACTTGTTAGCCCGTACGTATTTGCCGCCGATGAAATCTACACCGGATTCTTTAGCAGCAAGGCACTCGATGGCTACGATACTGTCGCGTATTTCACTTCCGGTAAGCCCGTCGAAGGCAGTCAAAAATTCAGCACCGAGTACAAGGGTGCAGACTGGTATTTCTCTTCTGAAAAGAATTTGACTTTATTTGTTAATAATCCTGAAAAATATGCCCCTCAATATGGAGGCTATTGCGCTTGGGCTGTATCAGCCAAGAGCGACTTTGCACCTGGAGACCCTCATCAATGGACGATTGTTGATAACAAGCTTTACCTCAACTACGACCAGGAGATTAAGCAACGCTGGGAGCAAGACCAAGCACAACATATTCAGCAAGCCGATAAAGTTTGGCCGAAACTGATCAAGTAA
- a CDS encoding NRDE family protein — MCSVSWLLEENGYQVFFNRDEQKARALAMPPKQYRVNGVDIIMPLDPTGGGSWISINEFGLSLCLLNNYQGIVPAGPLVSRGLLLKNLSSSRNISKLSEAFHQLDLHSFAPFTLLAFAPNLTQNSGLVIAYMWDGIQQKIVDTDSPLFSSGVDLERVQAYRKAKYDQLMETGKNQQNLLMFHSHHHSEQPHLATCMHREDAHTVSFTHLRNLHGQASMFYAPGSPCEPIKPCRINQQRFTFDLSPAINL, encoded by the coding sequence ATGTGCTCAGTCTCTTGGCTACTTGAAGAAAATGGTTATCAGGTCTTTTTCAATCGTGATGAACAGAAAGCACGAGCACTGGCGATGCCGCCTAAACAATATCGAGTCAACGGTGTCGATATCATAATGCCACTCGACCCTACTGGCGGTGGTAGTTGGATAAGCATTAATGAGTTCGGGCTTTCTTTATGCCTACTCAATAACTATCAAGGCATAGTACCTGCTGGTCCTTTGGTCAGCCGCGGTTTATTACTTAAAAACCTATCATCGAGTCGTAACATCAGTAAGCTCTCTGAAGCATTTCATCAGCTAGACCTACACTCTTTTGCTCCTTTTACCTTGTTGGCTTTCGCCCCGAATTTAACTCAGAACAGTGGTTTGGTTATCGCCTACATGTGGGATGGTATTCAACAAAAAATCGTCGACACTGATTCTCCACTCTTCTCATCCGGTGTCGATTTAGAACGCGTGCAAGCTTATCGTAAAGCGAAATATGATCAGCTGATGGAAACCGGTAAGAATCAACAGAACTTACTGATGTTCCACTCTCATCATCACAGCGAACAACCTCATTTAGCAACCTGTATGCATCGTGAAGACGCACACACGGTGAGCTTTACTCATTTACGCAACCTACACGGCCAAGCTTCGATGTTTTATGCACCTGGCTCGCCTTGCGAACCCATTAAGCCATGTCGGATAAATCAACAGCGCTTTACCTTCGATTTATCACCCGCAATCAATCTATAG
- a CDS encoding DinB family protein, with translation MNPIAQPSALTSFSPSITGAVEILNQGLEFLLAISDSDYLTRAKPHVTSSIGEHTRHTLDLFHALILKENATVDYNTRRRGHPVEYERSIAVKEIHYVINWLERLDRRDLEAPIMIQTEVSMDAQVFASLPSTLEREVTFAALHANHHYAMIKVITTFLDIDTCNTFGYAPTTSSYLREQ, from the coding sequence ATGAACCCCATAGCCCAACCAAGCGCCCTCACTTCTTTCTCTCCAAGTATCACAGGAGCGGTAGAAATATTGAACCAGGGGCTAGAGTTTTTGTTAGCGATATCCGACAGCGACTACCTGACACGAGCAAAGCCGCACGTTACAAGCTCTATTGGTGAACATACTCGTCATACGCTCGATCTTTTTCACGCCTTGATCTTAAAAGAGAATGCAACCGTTGATTACAACACTCGCCGTCGTGGTCATCCCGTCGAGTACGAGCGCTCAATTGCAGTAAAAGAGATCCATTATGTGATCAACTGGCTTGAGCGATTAGACCGTCGGGATCTCGAAGCGCCTATCATGATCCAAACCGAAGTTTCAATGGATGCTCAAGTATTCGCAAGCCTACCTTCTACGCTAGAAAGAGAAGTCACCTTCGCCGCGCTGCATGCCAATCATCATTACGCGATGATCAAAGTGATCACCACCTTCCTAGACATTGACACCTGCAATACCTTTGGTTACGCCCCAACGACTAGCAGCTATCTGAGGGAACAATAA
- a CDS encoding ATP-grasp domain-containing protein, which produces MSSPQDIRIIPSHQINAGMPLLEKDTVRSVSPYEFLPAWFFYTPVVIQSLMQGLWHFDWTLPLIANPSIKLSGMVGESKHEILSLAGSSSQRWISPFITLTKTDLSSKKQAEDARSALIQSDLDFPIVAKPDLGCRGVGVKLINTQDQLEQYVESFPNNARFLLQEKAPYQAEAGVFYVRYPNKKQGEIISITLKYAPMVVGDGSSTLKQLIENSPRAGQLSHLYLPRHQGKLDQVLAEGEEFQLAFAGSHSRGCIFRDGNQYITQALTERLDEIFDDFDGFHFGRLDVKFKDMHSLMNGEDFTILEVNGASSEAGHIWDRNTPLREIFSTLLLQYRILFDIGAQQKHRGHKTPSFKSLFAAWQEERRLVQQYPTTD; this is translated from the coding sequence ATGAGTTCACCGCAAGATATTCGCATCATTCCATCACATCAAATCAATGCTGGCATGCCCCTACTTGAAAAAGATACCGTGCGCAGTGTCTCTCCTTATGAGTTTCTTCCGGCTTGGTTTTTCTACACGCCAGTGGTGATTCAAAGCCTGATGCAAGGGTTATGGCACTTTGACTGGACACTGCCGCTCATCGCTAACCCGAGCATCAAGTTAAGCGGAATGGTCGGCGAATCAAAACACGAGATACTGAGCCTTGCCGGATCATCGAGTCAGCGTTGGATCTCTCCGTTTATCACCTTAACCAAAACGGATCTTAGCAGTAAGAAACAAGCTGAAGATGCGCGCAGCGCACTCATACAGTCGGATCTCGATTTCCCGATTGTGGCTAAACCGGATCTTGGTTGTCGAGGTGTTGGTGTTAAGCTGATCAACACACAAGATCAACTAGAACAGTATGTTGAATCTTTCCCAAATAATGCTCGCTTTCTATTGCAAGAAAAGGCGCCTTATCAAGCCGAAGCGGGTGTATTCTACGTTCGTTACCCAAACAAAAAGCAAGGCGAGATCATCTCGATCACACTCAAGTATGCGCCAATGGTGGTGGGTGATGGCAGCTCGACACTCAAACAGTTAATTGAAAATAGCCCGCGTGCAGGACAGCTCAGTCACCTCTATCTGCCAAGACATCAAGGTAAATTGGATCAAGTGCTCGCAGAGGGCGAAGAGTTTCAACTCGCGTTCGCAGGCAGCCATAGTCGTGGTTGTATCTTTCGAGACGGTAATCAATACATCACTCAGGCTCTAACAGAACGTTTAGACGAGATATTCGATGATTTCGATGGCTTTCATTTTGGCAGACTCGACGTCAAATTTAAGGACATGCATAGCCTAATGAACGGCGAGGATTTCACTATCCTCGAGGTCAATGGTGCGAGTAGCGAAGCCGGACATATCTGGGATCGCAACACACCACTACGAGAGATATTTTCTACACTACTTCTGCAATACCGCATTCTTTTTGATATAGGTGCTCAACAGAAGCACCGAGGCCATAAGACTCCCTCTTTCAAGAGCTTATTTGCTGCGTGGCAAGAAGAGCGACGTCTTGTTCAACAATATCCGACCACCGATTAA
- a CDS encoding DedA family protein, whose translation MSTVESIQAWLNTGEESLLWLMLGIIALSYLLEDLAIVTAAGIATQGLILPQYALLAIFIGIATGDLGLYYLGKSGRYFRGVRYKALTNKYFRLLRTKLRQNAFSSLFVIRFIPGLRTVGFTLSGFFAIPLPTFLFAVISATAIWTGIVFSAIYYLGTSAWLQASEYQWVVIPCAIALLFICNRLMNRTYSRGLS comes from the coding sequence ATGAGCACCGTCGAGAGTATCCAAGCATGGTTAAATACAGGAGAGGAATCGCTGCTATGGCTGATGCTTGGCATTATCGCGCTTTCTTATCTGCTTGAAGATCTGGCGATTGTTACGGCGGCAGGTATAGCGACTCAAGGTCTAATACTTCCTCAATATGCGCTGCTTGCCATTTTCATCGGCATTGCCACGGGTGATCTCGGTCTTTATTACTTAGGAAAGTCAGGACGTTACTTCCGAGGTGTGCGATATAAAGCTCTCACGAATAAGTACTTTCGTTTGCTTCGTACCAAACTACGTCAGAACGCATTCAGCAGCCTTTTTGTCATCCGCTTTATTCCCGGGCTTCGTACCGTCGGCTTTACCTTAAGTGGCTTTTTCGCAATCCCACTCCCTACTTTCTTATTTGCCGTTATTAGTGCCACTGCGATCTGGACTGGCATTGTCTTCTCTGCCATCTACTATTTAGGGACATCAGCGTGGCTGCAAGCCTCTGAATATCAATGGGTCGTCATCCCATGTGCCATCGCTTTGCTGTTTATCTGCAATCGATTAATGAATAGAACCTACTCTAGAGGATTATCATGA
- a CDS encoding bifunctional 2',3'-cyclic-nucleotide 2'-phosphodiesterase/3'-nucleotidase, translated as MKVAIKPLSLAVLAGLGLTLAGCTTTPDTDEVIKLRVVETTDIHTNLMDYDYYKDKPSKKIGLARTATLVKEAQNEVTNSVLVDNGDLLQGSPMGDYMADKGIVAGEVHPAYKAMNQLSYDAANLGNHEFNYGLEFLEESINDADFPYISANVYDAETKEHYFTPYIIKTHTFEDTAGVKHEVKVGYIGFVPPQIMTWDKKNLEGKVIARDIIETANELVPQMKAEGAEVIVAIPHSGVSTDPYKNGEENSTFYLSEVDGIDAIAFGHSHAVFPGKGFDDIQGIDNETGTMNGVAAVMPGRWGSHVGVMDLTLAQKDGKWEVVKGQSEARPIYDKIEKKSLAAADEGIVTALEKDHAGTREFVNQPIGKADDVMYSFLSLVQDDPTVQIVNLAQKDYVEQFIQGDPDLDGTPVLSAAAPFKAGGRKNDPANFTEVESGQLTFRNAADLYLYPNTLVAMKVTGHEVKEWLECSAGQFNQVDVNSTAPQQLIEWDNFRTYNFDVIDGVDYQIDVTQPAKYDANCKVVNPDSQRIVGLTYQGKPIDMKQDFLIATNNYRAYSAKFPGTGEDFIAFDAPDENRTVLANYISRVSKEQGQVSPSADNNWSFAPIKTDNKLDIRFETSPSDKAAEFIKEKGQYPMKRVATDDVGFAVYQIDLTK; from the coding sequence ATGAAAGTTGCAATAAAACCTTTGTCATTGGCTGTACTTGCGGGTCTTGGTTTGACTCTAGCAGGCTGCACAACAACACCAGATACCGATGAAGTGATTAAACTACGTGTCGTAGAAACGACGGATATCCATACCAACCTAATGGATTACGACTACTACAAAGACAAGCCATCGAAGAAAATCGGCTTAGCACGTACTGCAACTCTAGTAAAAGAAGCTCAAAACGAAGTAACCAATAGCGTATTAGTTGATAACGGTGATTTACTGCAAGGTAGCCCAATGGGTGACTACATGGCAGACAAAGGCATCGTTGCTGGTGAGGTTCACCCTGCATATAAGGCAATGAACCAACTAAGCTACGACGCTGCAAACCTAGGTAACCACGAGTTCAACTACGGTCTTGAGTTCCTAGAAGAGTCTATCAACGACGCTGATTTCCCATACATCAGTGCTAACGTTTACGACGCAGAAACCAAAGAACACTACTTCACGCCTTACATCATCAAGACTCACACGTTTGAAGATACAGCAGGCGTAAAGCATGAAGTAAAAGTCGGCTACATCGGTTTTGTTCCACCACAAATCATGACGTGGGATAAGAAGAACCTAGAAGGCAAAGTGATCGCTCGCGATATCATTGAGACAGCTAACGAGTTAGTACCTCAAATGAAAGCGGAAGGCGCTGAAGTTATCGTTGCTATCCCTCACTCAGGCGTATCAACTGACCCGTACAAAAATGGTGAAGAAAACTCAACGTTCTACCTATCTGAAGTAGACGGCATTGATGCAATCGCATTCGGCCACTCTCACGCAGTATTCCCAGGTAAAGGTTTTGATGACATTCAAGGCATCGACAACGAAACGGGCACAATGAACGGCGTTGCGGCAGTAATGCCTGGTCGTTGGGGTAGCCACGTTGGTGTTATGGATCTAACACTTGCACAAAAAGACGGTAAGTGGGAAGTCGTTAAAGGCCAATCAGAAGCACGCCCTATCTACGACAAGATAGAAAAGAAATCACTTGCTGCTGCTGATGAAGGCATCGTAACAGCACTAGAAAAAGACCACGCAGGTACTCGTGAGTTTGTTAACCAACCGATTGGTAAAGCAGACGATGTGATGTACAGCTTCCTGTCTCTAGTACAAGACGATCCAACAGTTCAAATCGTTAACCTTGCACAGAAAGATTACGTTGAACAGTTCATCCAAGGTGACCCAGACCTAGATGGTACGCCAGTACTTTCAGCCGCTGCACCATTCAAAGCCGGTGGCCGTAAGAATGATCCAGCGAACTTCACTGAAGTTGAATCTGGTCAACTGACATTCCGTAACGCAGCTGACTTGTACCTCTACCCGAACACACTAGTTGCGATGAAGGTTACAGGTCACGAAGTAAAAGAGTGGCTTGAGTGTTCTGCTGGTCAGTTCAACCAAGTGGATGTTAACTCAACTGCACCACAACAGTTGATCGAGTGGGATAACTTCCGTACTTACAACTTCGATGTAATCGACGGTGTTGATTACCAAATCGACGTAACTCAACCTGCGAAATACGATGCAAACTGTAAAGTGGTTAACCCTGACTCACAGCGTATTGTTGGCCTAACTTACCAAGGTAAGCCAATCGACATGAAGCAAGACTTCCTGATCGCAACCAACAACTACCGTGCATACAGCGCTAAGTTCCCAGGCACAGGTGAAGACTTCATCGCATTTGATGCACCAGATGAGAACCGTACTGTTCTTGCAAACTACATATCTCGCGTAAGCAAAGAGCAAGGTCAAGTGAGCCCAAGCGCGGATAACAATTGGTCATTTGCGCCAATCAAAACGGATAACAAACTAGATATCCGCTTTGAAACATCTCCAAGCGACAAAGCAGCAGAGTTCATCAAAGAGAAGGGTCAATACCCGATGAAACGTGTTGCGACTGACGATGTTGGTTTTGCTGTTTACCAGATTGACCTAACTAAATAG